One stretch of Pseudomonas sp. NC02 DNA includes these proteins:
- a CDS encoding amino acid synthesis family protein: MNLENLGVRKYCTFIEETFIEGGKDAGKPITLIVVAAVLKNPWAGQGFVENLRPEILRLAPGLGHEMTRRLIALMPGGKVEAFGKAAAVGVNGEIEHASGLIHTLRFGNLFREAVEGTAYLSFTNTRNAPGALLSLPMVHKSETGKRSHFLTANFQVADAPGPDEVLIAIGASDGSRAHPRIADRYQDMAEMEAEQPKD, from the coding sequence ATGAATCTGGAAAATCTGGGCGTCAGGAAGTACTGCACCTTTATCGAAGAAACCTTTATCGAAGGCGGCAAGGACGCCGGCAAACCGATCACCCTGATCGTGGTGGCAGCCGTGTTGAAAAACCCTTGGGCCGGCCAGGGCTTCGTCGAAAACCTGCGTCCGGAAATCCTGCGCCTGGCCCCCGGCCTGGGCCATGAGATGACCCGTCGCCTGATCGCCCTGATGCCCGGGGGCAAGGTCGAAGCCTTCGGCAAGGCGGCGGCTGTCGGGGTCAACGGCGAAATCGAACACGCCTCGGGCCTGATCCACACCCTGCGCTTCGGCAACCTGTTCCGCGAAGCCGTGGAAGGCACCGCCTACTTGAGCTTCACCAACACCCGCAATGCACCGGGCGCCCTGCTTTCGCTGCCGATGGTGCACAAAAGCGAAACCGGCAAGCGCTCGCACTTTCTCACCGCCAACTTCCAGGTCGCCGATGCCCCGGGCCCCGACGAAGTGCTGATCGCCATCGGCGCCAGCGACGGCTCCCGTGCCCACCCACGGATTGCCGACCGCTACCAGGACATGGCCGAGATGGAAGCGGAACAACCCAAGGACTGA
- a CDS encoding flavin reductase family protein: MPSTAISANVAAVDPGALRQAFGTFVTGVTVITTHDTDGNPRGMTANSFTSVSLDPPLLLVCVGKSAASYTAFASTEQFAVNLLHEGQVDVSGTFASKSPDKFHTVNHDTVHTGAPILTDSLTWFDCSVHQRIEAGDHLVLIGQVRAFGTSPKLPLCFCRGRYANIQDPLPASWLDSHKMIIGYLIEAGDAILFRADGQGGWTLPVAGKRKGFIDAGDSSLPVELESTFLYSAFDVDDTDPGYLIYRAQLGPFDAELPDTLRFFPLDALPIEQMPVNELRSVVRRYARERQNQQFGIYTGSAASGRIAMLENAPL, translated from the coding sequence ATGCCGAGCACCGCGATCAGCGCCAACGTTGCAGCCGTCGATCCGGGCGCCTTGCGCCAGGCCTTCGGCACCTTCGTCACCGGCGTCACCGTCATCACCACCCATGACACCGATGGCAACCCGCGCGGCATGACCGCCAATTCGTTTACCTCGGTGTCCCTCGACCCGCCGCTGCTGCTGGTGTGCGTGGGCAAGTCGGCCGCCAGCTACACCGCGTTTGCCAGCACCGAACAGTTTGCCGTGAACCTGTTGCACGAAGGCCAGGTGGACGTCTCCGGGACCTTCGCCTCCAAGTCGCCAGACAAATTCCACACCGTCAACCACGACACCGTGCACACCGGCGCACCGATCCTCACCGACAGCCTGACCTGGTTCGACTGCAGCGTGCACCAGCGCATCGAAGCCGGCGACCACCTGGTGCTGATCGGCCAGGTCCGCGCCTTCGGCACCAGCCCCAAGCTGCCGCTGTGCTTCTGCCGGGGCCGCTACGCGAACATCCAGGACCCGCTGCCGGCCAGTTGGCTGGACTCCCACAAGATGATCATCGGCTACCTGATCGAAGCCGGCGACGCGATCCTGTTTCGCGCCGATGGCCAGGGCGGCTGGACGCTGCCGGTGGCCGGCAAGCGCAAGGGTTTTATCGACGCCGGCGACAGCTCGCTGCCGGTGGAGCTGGAATCGACCTTCCTGTACTCGGCGTTCGATGTCGACGACACCGACCCCGGCTACCTGATCTACCGCGCCCAGCTCGGCCCGTTCGACGCCGAGCTGCCCGACACCCTGCGCTTCTTCCCGCTGGACGCGTTGCCCATCGAGCAGATGCCGGTCAACGAACTGCGCTCGGTGGTGCGCCGCTATGCCCGCGAGCGCCAGAACCAGCAGTTCGGCATCTACACCGGCTCTGCCGCCAGCGGCCGCATCGCGATGCTCGAAAACGCGCCCCTTTGA
- a CDS encoding aldehyde dehydrogenase, whose translation MKTTVSALEGNRLNLFIDGRFVAPDSGSYVDSFDPTTGQSWYQFAQADAGDVARAVASAHKTFNDPQWRNMTPTARGKLLYRLAQLVAEHAEELALLETRDNGKLLREMRAQMSALPDAYVYFAGMADKLQGEVIPVNKLNQLNYSSREPLGVVGMITPWNSPLMLLTGTLAPCLAIGNTVVIKPSEHASASTLALAELIIEAGFPAGVVNVVTGNGAVTGEALTRHPDIAKYVFTGSTETGRRIAGNAANNLVPCQMELGGKSPHVVFADVDIEKAVNGVVSGIFAAAGQSCVAGSRCFVEAPIYDKFVEALVARTQQISVGHPMEEHTDIGPLALQAQLQKLEGYIASGAQQGAQIAVGGKRPSAAHLSEGWYFEPTVMANATNDMPFMRDELFGPVVGVMPFTTEEQMLSLANDTHYGLASGIWTQNIDRAMRFANRIDAGTVWINTYRSSAYMSANGGFKHSGYGRRGGFDVMREFSRAKNVVIDYSGEMQDPFVIRLR comes from the coding sequence ATGAAAACCACGGTCAGCGCCCTTGAGGGCAACCGCCTCAACCTGTTTATCGACGGTCGCTTTGTCGCTCCCGACAGCGGCAGCTATGTCGACAGTTTCGACCCCACCACCGGCCAGTCCTGGTACCAGTTCGCCCAGGCCGATGCCGGCGACGTGGCCCGCGCCGTCGCTTCCGCCCACAAGACCTTCAACGACCCGCAGTGGCGCAACATGACGCCCACCGCACGCGGCAAATTGTTGTATCGCCTGGCCCAACTGGTGGCCGAGCACGCCGAAGAACTGGCGCTGCTGGAAACCCGCGACAACGGCAAGCTGCTGCGGGAAATGCGCGCGCAAATGAGCGCCCTGCCCGATGCCTACGTCTACTTCGCCGGCATGGCCGACAAGCTGCAAGGCGAGGTGATCCCGGTCAACAAGCTCAACCAGCTCAACTACAGCAGCCGCGAGCCGTTGGGCGTGGTCGGCATGATCACCCCGTGGAACTCGCCGCTGATGCTGCTCACCGGCACCCTCGCACCGTGCCTGGCCATCGGCAACACGGTGGTGATCAAGCCCTCGGAACACGCCAGCGCCTCCACACTGGCGCTGGCCGAACTGATCATCGAAGCCGGCTTCCCGGCGGGTGTGGTCAACGTAGTCACCGGCAACGGCGCCGTCACCGGCGAGGCCCTGACCCGCCATCCCGACATCGCCAAATACGTGTTCACCGGCAGCACCGAAACCGGTCGGCGTATCGCTGGCAACGCCGCCAATAACCTGGTGCCGTGCCAGATGGAACTGGGCGGCAAATCGCCCCACGTGGTGTTTGCCGATGTGGATATCGAGAAGGCCGTGAACGGCGTGGTCTCCGGGATCTTCGCCGCCGCCGGGCAAAGTTGCGTGGCCGGTTCGCGCTGCTTTGTCGAAGCGCCGATCTACGACAAGTTCGTCGAGGCCCTGGTGGCCCGCACCCAACAGATCAGCGTCGGCCACCCGATGGAAGAACACACCGACATCGGCCCGCTGGCCCTGCAAGCCCAACTGCAAAAGCTCGAAGGCTACATCGCCAGCGGCGCCCAACAAGGCGCGCAGATCGCCGTCGGCGGCAAGCGCCCCAGCGCCGCGCACCTGTCCGAAGGCTGGTACTTCGAGCCCACGGTGATGGCCAACGCCACCAACGACATGCCGTTCATGCGCGACGAATTGTTCGGTCCGGTAGTGGGTGTGATGCCCTTCACCACCGAAGAGCAAATGCTCAGCCTGGCCAACGATACCCACTACGGCCTGGCGTCCGGAATCTGGACCCAGAACATCGACCGCGCGATGCGCTTTGCCAACCGCATCGACGCCGGCACGGTGTGGATCAACACCTACCGCAGCTCGGCCTACATGTCCGCCAACGGCGGCTTCAAGCACAGCGGATATGGCCGTCGCGGCGGCTTTGACGTGATGCGCGAATTTTCCCGGGCCAAGAACGTGGTCATCGATTACTCCGGCGAAATGCAGGACCCCTTCGTCATTCGCCTGCGCTGA